A genomic region of Lachnoclostridium edouardi contains the following coding sequences:
- a CDS encoding ABC transporter ATP-binding protein, with the protein MKLEAKDISFSYDNGNRMIFNHLHITIKPGERVGLIAPSGFGKTTCCKILAGYEKPDKGQVLLGGKPLSHYKGYCPVQMIWQHPELSVNPKRKMKTVLQEGDRVNDQVIRGLGIEEGWMERYPIELSGGELQRFCIARALGESTKFILADEITAMLDLITRSQIWNFLVKETEERQIGLLAVSHSEELLKKVCTRIVKLQE; encoded by the coding sequence ATGAAGCTGGAAGCGAAGGACATTTCATTTTCCTATGATAACGGAAACAGAATGATATTCAATCATTTGCACATTACAATTAAGCCAGGAGAAAGAGTAGGTTTGATTGCCCCCAGCGGCTTTGGAAAAACTACATGCTGTAAAATCCTGGCCGGATATGAAAAGCCGGACAAAGGCCAGGTTTTGCTGGGAGGAAAACCTTTATCTCACTATAAAGGATACTGCCCGGTACAGATGATCTGGCAGCATCCGGAGCTTTCAGTAAATCCCAAAAGAAAGATGAAAACAGTTTTACAGGAGGGGGACCGTGTAAATGACCAGGTAATAAGAGGGCTGGGAATTGAAGAGGGCTGGATGGAACGGTATCCCATAGAGCTTTCCGGAGGAGAGCTGCAAAGATTTTGCATAGCCAGAGCTTTGGGAGAAAGCACAAAGTTTATATTGGCAGATGAAATTACTGCTATGCTGGACTTAATTACAAGAAGCCAGATATGGAATTTTCTGGTGAAAGAGACAGAGGAAAGGCAGATTGGACTTTTAGCGGTCAGCCATTCTGAGGAGCTGCTGAAAAAAGTATGTACCAGAATTGTAAAGCTGCAGGAATAA
- the larB gene encoding nickel pincer cofactor biosynthesis protein LarB, translating into MDTRELLNLVREGKISVEEAERELKDLPYKDLGYAKLDIHRKLRSGFPETVFCQGKPDAYLIQIFKTLYEKNGQVLGTRASAEQYELVKTVLPEITYDPISRILKIEEENKEKEGCIVVCTGGTADIPVAEEAAQTAEFFGAQVDRIYDVGVAGIHRLLSQRHRLEKANCIIAAAGMEGALGTVVAGLVENPVIAVPTSVGYGANFHGLSALLTMINSCANGISVVNIDNGYGAGYLGTQINRLAVRKK; encoded by the coding sequence GTGGATACAAGAGAGCTGTTAAATCTTGTAAGAGAAGGAAAAATATCAGTGGAAGAGGCGGAGAGGGAGTTAAAAGATCTGCCCTACAAGGATTTAGGATATGCCAAGCTGGATATACACAGAAAGCTGCGGTCCGGATTTCCGGAAACTGTTTTCTGCCAGGGCAAGCCGGATGCCTATTTAATCCAGATTTTTAAAACCTTATATGAAAAAAACGGACAGGTGTTGGGAACCAGGGCAAGTGCAGAACAGTATGAGCTGGTAAAAACAGTGCTGCCTGAAATTACCTATGATCCTATATCACGGATTTTAAAAATAGAGGAGGAAAATAAAGAAAAGGAGGGCTGTATTGTGGTGTGCACAGGAGGAACGGCAGATATTCCTGTAGCCGAGGAGGCCGCTCAGACAGCAGAATTTTTCGGGGCTCAGGTAGACAGAATTTACGACGTGGGAGTGGCCGGAATTCACCGTCTGCTTAGCCAGCGGCACAGGCTGGAAAAGGCCAACTGTATTATTGCGGCGGCAGGCATGGAGGGAGCTTTAGGAACCGTCGTGGCAGGGCTGGTGGAAAATCCTGTGATTGCTGTTCCCACCTCCGTAGGCTACGGAGCCAACTTTCACGGCTTGTCAGCTCTTCTCACAATGATTAATTCCTGTGCAAACGGCATATCTGTAGTTAATATTGACAACGGCTACGGCGCAGGATATTTAGGCACACAAATTAATAGATTGGCGGTAAGGAAAAAATGA
- the larC gene encoding nickel pincer cofactor biosynthesis protein LarC → MKKEKILYLECYSGISGDMTVGALLDLGGDKEGLLKVLNSLNIDGYHLHFGRKEKCGIDAYDFDVHLESHHHDDDQEHHHHHHDDGHDHSHDDDHAHSHSHDHTHDHHHSHSHVHRNLYDVMEIINRMDGKDSVKAMVGKIFSIVAEAESKAHGLPVEQVHFHEVGAIDSIIDIVSAAYLIDSLNVDKVIVSPLAEGTGYVRCQHGVMPVPVPATANIVKAYEIPLKLTDNQGEMVTPTGAAIAAAYHCKEQLPKLYSIKKIGLGAGNKDFEQANILRAMIIEETVSEEQAKDHTSMQVLETNIDDSTGECLGYVMDRLLEAGAADVWYSPVYMKKNRPACTLHVLCRKDQMEEMEEIIFNETTTIGIRSYSVNRTILERRNQMVETSLGEAKVKLAGYKGKYRCYPEYESVKEISRKTGLGFQEVYHIVKEAGRKYEG, encoded by the coding sequence ATGAAAAAAGAGAAAATTTTATATTTAGAATGTTACTCAGGAATCAGCGGAGATATGACAGTGGGAGCTCTCTTAGACTTAGGAGGGGACAAGGAGGGACTTTTAAAGGTCTTGAACAGCTTAAACATAGACGGATACCATCTTCATTTTGGGAGAAAGGAAAAATGCGGAATAGACGCATATGATTTTGATGTTCATTTAGAAAGCCACCACCATGATGATGACCAGGAGCATCACCATCACCACCATGATGATGGCCACGATCACAGCCATGATGATGACCATGCCCACAGCCACAGCCATGATCACACCCACGATCACCACCACAGTCATTCCCATGTCCACAGAAATCTTTATGACGTAATGGAGATTATTAACAGAATGGATGGGAAGGATTCTGTAAAGGCAATGGTCGGGAAAATATTTTCCATAGTGGCTGAGGCGGAGTCTAAAGCCCATGGTCTGCCTGTGGAGCAAGTGCATTTTCACGAGGTAGGGGCAATAGATTCTATTATTGACATAGTAAGCGCTGCATATTTAATTGATTCTCTAAATGTGGATAAGGTAATTGTTTCTCCCCTGGCAGAGGGGACAGGCTATGTGCGCTGCCAGCACGGAGTTATGCCTGTGCCTGTGCCTGCTACGGCAAATATTGTAAAAGCCTATGAGATTCCTTTAAAGCTTACTGACAATCAGGGGGAAATGGTGACGCCTACAGGAGCCGCCATTGCCGCCGCATACCACTGTAAAGAACAGCTGCCTAAGCTGTATTCTATTAAAAAAATAGGGCTGGGAGCAGGAAATAAGGATTTTGAACAGGCCAATATTCTCAGGGCCATGATAATAGAAGAGACAGTTTCAGAAGAACAGGCCAAAGATCATACAAGTATGCAGGTTTTGGAAACTAATATAGACGACAGCACAGGAGAATGTTTGGGATATGTAATGGACAGGCTGTTAGAGGCCGGAGCAGCAGATGTTTGGTATTCCCCTGTGTATATGAAGAAAAACAGGCCGGCCTGTACGCTTCATGTGCTTTGCAGAAAAGACCAGATGGAGGAAATGGAAGAAATTATTTTTAATGAGACAACAACCATTGGAATCCGAAGCTACAGTGTAAACAGAACAATTTTAGAAAGAAGAAATCAGATGGTGGAAACCTCCCTGGGGGAGGCAAAGGTGAAGCTTGCCGGTTATAAGGGAAAATACAGATGTTATCCAGAATATGAAAGTGTGAAAGAAATCAGCAGAAAAACAGGGCTGGGCTTTCAGGAGGTTTACCATATAGTAAAGGAAGCAGGCAGGAAATATGAAGGCTGA
- the larE gene encoding ATP-dependent sacrificial sulfur transferase LarE translates to MKADYKEKQKQLIQYMEETAKGDICLGFSGGVDSSLLLKLACQAAKKTGKKVWAVTFDTRLHPACDRENAAAVAKELGGIHIVLSIDELEQEEIRHNPINRCYLCKRHLFTALKSFAAEKGCSVCMDGTNEDDLHVYRPGIKALKELGIVSPLAECKITKAEVKAMAAEYKISSAKRPSTPCMATRLPYGEFLDYDLLDRIAAGEEFLKKYTKGNIRLRIHGPVARIETDESQMQKLMDKKGEIVKGLKQLGFSYITLDLECFRSGSMDENIDKKL, encoded by the coding sequence ATGAAGGCTGATTATAAAGAAAAGCAAAAGCAGCTGATTCAGTATATGGAAGAAACGGCTAAAGGCGATATTTGCCTTGGATTTTCAGGAGGCGTAGACAGCAGCCTGCTTTTAAAACTGGCCTGCCAGGCAGCAAAAAAAACAGGAAAAAAGGTGTGGGCAGTTACCTTTGACACCAGGCTGCATCCTGCCTGTGACAGAGAAAACGCAGCGGCAGTGGCAAAGGAGCTGGGAGGCATACACATAGTTTTGTCTATAGATGAATTAGAACAGGAAGAAATCCGGCATAATCCGATAAACAGGTGTTATCTCTGCAAACGTCATTTATTTACAGCTTTAAAATCATTTGCAGCAGAAAAAGGCTGCTCAGTTTGCATGGATGGAACTAATGAAGATGATCTTCATGTTTACAGGCCGGGTATTAAGGCTTTAAAGGAACTGGGAATTGTTAGCCCCTTAGCAGAATGTAAAATTACAAAGGCAGAGGTGAAAGCTATGGCGGCAGAATACAAAATCTCCTCCGCAAAAAGGCCTTCTACTCCATGTATGGCCACCAGGCTGCCCTACGGAGAGTTTTTAGATTATGATTTATTAGACAGAATCGCCGCAGGGGAGGAGTTTCTGAAGAAATATACGAAAGGAAATATCCGGTTAAGGATTCATGGACCTGTAGCCAGAATTGAGACTGATGAAAGCCAGATGCAAAAACTTATGGATAAAAAAGGGGAAATTGTGAAAGGCTTAAAGCAGCTGGGATTTTCTTATATTACTTTAGATTTAGAATGCTTCCGCAGCGGCAGTATGGATGAAAATATAGATAAAAAGCTGTGA
- the rpsO gene encoding 30S ribosomal protein S15 produces the protein MISKEKKSAIIAEYGRKAGDTGSPEVQIAILTARIAELTEHLQKNQKDHHSRRGLLKMVGQRRGLLNYLKENDLEGYRALIEKLGIRK, from the coding sequence ATGATTTCAAAGGAAAAGAAGTCTGCTATTATTGCAGAGTATGGAAGAAAAGCTGGAGATACAGGTTCACCAGAGGTTCAGATCGCTATTTTAACAGCCAGAATCGCTGAATTAACAGAGCATCTTCAGAAAAACCAGAAGGATCATCATTCCAGACGCGGTCTTCTGAAAATGGTAGGACAGAGACGTGGTCTTCTGAATTACTTAAAAGAGAACGACCTGGAAGGATACCGTGCACTGATCGAGAAATTAGGAATCAGAAAGTAA
- a CDS encoding polyribonucleotide nucleotidyltransferase codes for MYKSFSMELAGRTLTVDIGRVAAQANGAALMHYGDTVVLSTATASAKPREGIDFFPLSVEFEEKLYAVGKIPGGFNKREGKASENAILTARVIDRPMRPLFPKDYRNDVTLNNLVMSVDPECSPELTAMLGSAIATCVSDIPFDGPCATTQIGMINGEFIINPSNAQRRESDMALTVASTREKVIMIEAGANEVAEDVMIQAIFKAHEVNQEIIKFIDTIVAECGKEKHSYESCAVPEELFAAISQMVPQEEMEEAVFTDDKQTREGNIAAITEKLEQAFAENEEWLAVLGEAIYQYEKKTVRKMILKDHKRPDGRGITEIRPLAAEIDLLPRVHGSGMFTRGQTQILNICTLAPLSEAQKLDGLDENETSKRYMHHYNFPSYSVGETKPSRGPGRREIGHGALAERALLPVLPSEEEFPYAIRTVSETMESNGSTSQASICASTLSLMAAGVPIKAPVAGISCGLVTGETDDDYLVLTDIQGLEDFFGDMDFKVGGTHKGITSIQMDIKIHGLTRPIIEEAIAKTREARLYILDEIMKPVIGEPRKELSKYAPKIVQITIDPQKIGDVVGKQGKVINKIIEETGVKIDISDDGSVNVCGTDQEMINKAVSIIKNIVTDLEVGMIMTGKVVRVVNFGAFVELAPNKDGMIHISRLADKRVGKVEDVVNIGDEVKVKVIEIDRMGRIALSIKPSDLEEKTEETQE; via the coding sequence ATGTACAAGAGTTTTTCAATGGAACTGGCTGGCAGAACCCTTACTGTAGACATAGGCAGGGTGGCTGCTCAGGCCAACGGAGCAGCCCTGATGCATTATGGAGATACTGTTGTGCTGTCCACAGCAACAGCCTCTGCAAAGCCGAGAGAGGGAATTGATTTCTTCCCACTGAGCGTAGAATTTGAAGAAAAATTATATGCAGTAGGTAAGATTCCAGGCGGTTTTAACAAAAGAGAGGGAAAAGCTTCAGAAAACGCTATTTTAACAGCTCGTGTTATTGACCGTCCTATGAGACCGTTATTTCCAAAGGATTACAGAAACGACGTTACATTAAATAACCTGGTAATGAGCGTAGATCCGGAGTGCAGCCCTGAGCTGACTGCAATGCTTGGCTCTGCCATTGCAACATGTGTTTCTGACATCCCGTTTGACGGCCCATGCGCTACTACTCAGATTGGCATGATTAACGGAGAATTTATTATCAATCCTTCTAATGCCCAGAGAAGAGAGTCTGATATGGCTCTTACTGTAGCATCTACCAGAGAAAAGGTAATTATGATCGAGGCCGGCGCTAATGAGGTAGCTGAGGATGTAATGATCCAGGCTATTTTTAAAGCCCATGAGGTAAACCAGGAGATCATTAAATTTATTGATACAATTGTAGCAGAATGCGGCAAGGAAAAACACAGCTATGAAAGCTGCGCAGTGCCGGAAGAGCTGTTTGCAGCAATCAGCCAGATGGTTCCTCAGGAGGAGATGGAGGAAGCTGTATTTACAGACGACAAGCAGACAAGAGAGGGAAATATTGCTGCAATCACAGAAAAGCTGGAGCAGGCTTTTGCTGAAAATGAAGAGTGGCTGGCAGTGCTGGGGGAGGCTATTTACCAGTACGAGAAGAAAACAGTCCGCAAAATGATTCTGAAAGATCATAAGCGCCCAGACGGCAGAGGAATTACTGAGATCCGTCCTTTAGCTGCAGAAATCGACCTGCTGCCAAGAGTACACGGTTCCGGTATGTTTACACGGGGACAGACACAGATTCTTAACATCTGTACATTAGCTCCTCTTTCTGAGGCTCAGAAATTAGACGGATTAGATGAAAATGAAACATCTAAAAGATATATGCATCACTACAACTTCCCATCCTACTCTGTAGGTGAGACAAAGCCTTCCAGAGGACCGGGACGCCGTGAAATCGGACATGGAGCTTTAGCTGAAAGAGCGCTGCTGCCAGTGCTGCCAAGTGAAGAAGAGTTCCCGTATGCAATCCGTACAGTATCTGAGACAATGGAATCTAACGGTTCTACATCACAGGCCAGCATTTGCGCTTCCACATTATCCTTAATGGCAGCAGGCGTGCCGATTAAGGCTCCTGTAGCAGGAATCTCCTGCGGCCTTGTAACTGGAGAGACAGACGACGACTATTTAGTTCTCACTGATATTCAGGGTCTGGAAGACTTCTTTGGAGATATGGACTTTAAGGTGGGAGGAACTCACAAGGGAATTACCTCCATTCAGATGGATATTAAGATTCACGGCCTTACAAGACCGATTATTGAAGAAGCTATTGCAAAGACAAGAGAAGCAAGACTTTACATTCTGGATGAGATTATGAAGCCGGTTATTGGAGAGCCTCGCAAAGAGCTGAGCAAATATGCTCCTAAGATTGTTCAGATTACCATTGACCCTCAGAAGATCGGCGACGTAGTAGGAAAACAGGGCAAGGTGATTAATAAGATAATTGAAGAAACAGGCGTTAAAATTGACATTTCAGACGACGGCTCCGTAAATGTGTGCGGAACAGACCAGGAAATGATCAATAAGGCTGTAAGTATCATTAAAAATATTGTTACTGATCTTGAAGTAGGAATGATTATGACCGGCAAGGTTGTCCGTGTTGTAAATTTTGGAGCATTTGTAGAGCTGGCTCCAAATAAGGACGGAATGATCCACATTTCCAGACTTGCAGATAAGAGAGTTGGAAAAGTAGAAGATGTAGTAAATATCGGCGATGAAGTAAAGGTAAAGGTAATTGAGATCGACCGTATGGGCAGAATCGCTTTAAGTATTAAACCATCTGATTTGGAAGAAAAGACAGAGGAAACCCAGGAATAA
- a CDS encoding M14 family zinc carboxypeptidase, with protein MQYKKIAGGLLLGFFMSISCPNLLWAEGPGGEAQTESQENAVGPGAFLDQGTLENTGDNTGGAETGSYAVDTGFAALEVASPVVQIAEKYSYEQMVQDIQTLQSKYGSHMQVQSYGTSLDGRALYDIIVGNPNAGKSVMIQGGIHGREYMIPLLVMKQAEAALEFYNTASYQGQSLASMFDQVQIHFLPMVNPDGVSISQFGLSSVRSTELQQVIQAGHEKDMEENRTATPFDLYLPYWKSNARGVDLNRNFDAYWDQVVNSPGHASYTGYKGTNPGSEPESAALIQLADSRNWSAVINFHSMGEVIYWDINGNKVEAQSKELAQAASAITGYQILNSDGTGGFKDWLQIKNNPVPSITLEVGNVSCPLPVSQWPRVWSQNKSIWAAVLKYAWEH; from the coding sequence ATGCAATATAAAAAAATTGCAGGGGGATTACTCCTTGGTTTTTTTATGTCAATAAGCTGTCCAAACCTTCTGTGGGCGGAAGGTCCGGGAGGAGAGGCTCAGACAGAAAGCCAGGAAAACGCCGTAGGCCCGGGAGCTTTTCTGGACCAGGGGACTTTAGAAAACACTGGCGATAATACTGGCGGCGCTGAAACAGGCTCCTACGCTGTAGATACAGGATTTGCAGCCTTGGAGGTAGCCAGCCCGGTTGTTCAAATTGCAGAAAAGTACTCTTATGAGCAAATGGTGCAGGATATACAGACGTTGCAAAGCAAATACGGAAGCCACATGCAGGTGCAAAGCTATGGGACTTCTTTGGACGGAAGAGCATTATATGATATAATAGTGGGAAACCCTAATGCAGGAAAGAGTGTTATGATTCAGGGAGGCATTCACGGGAGAGAATATATGATTCCTTTGCTGGTAATGAAGCAGGCTGAGGCCGCTTTGGAGTTTTATAATACAGCCAGCTATCAGGGACAGTCTTTGGCCTCTATGTTTGACCAGGTGCAGATTCATTTTCTGCCTATGGTAAATCCTGACGGAGTGTCCATCAGCCAGTTTGGACTTTCATCTGTCAGATCTACAGAGCTTCAGCAGGTGATTCAGGCCGGTCACGAAAAGGACATGGAAGAAAACAGAACTGCCACGCCCTTTGATTTATACCTTCCTTATTGGAAGAGCAACGCCAGAGGAGTAGACTTAAACAGAAATTTTGACGCTTACTGGGATCAGGTAGTAAATTCACCAGGCCACGCCTCCTACACAGGATACAAGGGGACAAATCCAGGCTCAGAGCCAGAGTCGGCAGCTTTAATACAGCTGGCGGACAGCAGAAACTGGTCTGCAGTCATTAATTTTCACTCTATGGGAGAGGTAATCTATTGGGATATTAACGGCAACAAGGTAGAAGCCCAGTCTAAAGAGCTGGCCCAAGCTGCCAGCGCCATAACTGGATATCAGATTTTAAATTCAGACGGTACAGGCGGTTTTAAAGACTGGCTTCAGATTAAAAATAATCCGGTGCCCAGCATTACCTTAGAGGTGGGAAATGTTTCCTGTCCATTACCTGTTTCACAGTGGCCCAGGGTTTGGTCTCAGAATAAAAGTATTTGGGCGGCTGTTTTAAAATATGCCTGGGAGCATTAA
- a CDS encoding ATP-binding cassette domain-containing protein, whose protein sequence is MVEVTGIYKSYRNREILKGASFTAEPGKCTGIVGVNGCGKTTLLSIVAGAAKADRGTVRHTEKTAYVPQENPLMEELSVKDNLILWHRGNKKETEKDLEQGPAAMLGLSQYSRMAAGKLSGGMKKRLSIACALADQARILIMDEPGAALDLVCKQIISDYLKQYMKQGGTVILTSHEIEELKLCEVIYIMKNGILTPLPCRFPVEQLVEKL, encoded by the coding sequence ATGGTTGAAGTAACGGGAATATACAAAAGTTACAGGAATAGAGAAATATTAAAAGGAGCCTCATTTACAGCGGAGCCTGGAAAGTGCACGGGAATCGTTGGAGTTAACGGCTGCGGAAAAACTACTCTTTTGTCCATTGTGGCAGGAGCCGCAAAAGCCGACAGGGGAACAGTCAGGCATACAGAAAAGACTGCCTATGTTCCCCAGGAAAATCCTTTGATGGAAGAGTTGTCAGTAAAAGACAATCTGATTTTATGGCACAGGGGAAATAAAAAGGAGACAGAAAAGGATTTAGAACAGGGGCCGGCGGCTATGCTGGGATTGTCTCAGTACAGCCGCATGGCTGCGGGAAAGCTTTCAGGAGGAATGAAAAAAAGGCTTTCTATTGCCTGCGCCCTGGCAGATCAGGCCAGGATTTTAATTATGGATGAGCCGGGAGCCGCCCTGGATTTAGTTTGCAAACAGATAATATCAGATTATCTGAAGCAATATATGAAACAAGGAGGAACAGTGATTCTCACATCCCATGAAATAGAAGAGCTGAAGCTTTGTGAAGTGATTTACATTATGAAAAATGGGATTTTAACGCCTCTGCCCTGCAGATTTCCTGTAGAGCAGCTGGTTGAGAAGCTGTAA
- a CDS encoding zinc ribbon domain-containing protein, with protein MKCPHCNNEIDDEAKVCPDCGKEIVQEEEAEKKEMENKGDVAEMVIEPKKKSSKKLIAGGAVIAAVAAVGIFSVVNKSEKDPKEAVIEAFESVYKEDMVYPSDEIFGWSQLYENSMTQKSEGSFSLVLDQCAEPTVNSLAGSGLSVYTQDDPEAKKVYVDYGLQLGGMDLLSAQVYLDENNMMAAVPELSEKVFTLNYGEDLQGQIDASPYIGKMLKESGADLSVFTDYMDYIWSFYNTSEEERPFDIEGLWSRYKEGSGAIEALKEAMTVEKAEDGTYTVNGKEEKCRGYHVVIPQQAVINFVETTSKFFMEDEGLKKDITEYFDQIFAMAYASSSIYPYSSGEEMQAEMWKMAEEGINNMLGSMEESVEDIDMMVYVNKKGQLAAMQAKTNVSADGETVALSMDVELQGGNYLTQNSTVSLTVENDSTSGGIVVAATGAYDKKSLTKNISLVISADREQITLGFDGNYDIENKAYGLEFSLNTDEDQGAITVDGVFNQLEKGKAMDIAMDSVKATWNGTDMVTLSGEYSFKPMDGEVQVLEGEQMDILAATEDEWMQVVNDMGTKILGLYFQAMSAMSGM; from the coding sequence ATGAAGTGTCCGCATTGTAACAATGAAATTGATGATGAAGCTAAGGTTTGTCCGGACTGCGGAAAGGAAATTGTTCAGGAGGAAGAAGCTGAAAAAAAGGAAATGGAAAACAAGGGGGATGTGGCTGAGATGGTGATAGAGCCAAAGAAGAAAAGTTCTAAAAAGCTGATTGCAGGGGGAGCTGTAATAGCTGCAGTTGCTGCAGTGGGAATTTTTTCAGTTGTAAATAAATCAGAAAAAGATCCAAAGGAAGCTGTAATAGAGGCGTTTGAAAGCGTTTATAAGGAGGATATGGTATATCCCAGCGATGAGATTTTTGGATGGTCACAACTATATGAAAACAGCATGACGCAGAAATCAGAGGGAAGCTTCAGCCTGGTTCTGGACCAGTGTGCAGAGCCTACAGTAAACAGTTTGGCAGGCAGCGGACTTTCTGTTTACACCCAAGATGATCCGGAGGCTAAGAAGGTATATGTAGATTATGGACTTCAGCTGGGAGGAATGGATTTGTTATCAGCTCAGGTTTATTTAGATGAGAATAATATGATGGCAGCAGTGCCTGAGCTTAGCGAAAAGGTGTTTACTTTAAATTACGGAGAAGATCTGCAGGGACAGATTGACGCCTCCCCCTATATTGGAAAGATGTTAAAGGAAAGCGGAGCTGATTTATCTGTATTTACTGATTATATGGATTACATATGGTCCTTCTATAACACAAGTGAAGAAGAACGTCCATTTGATATTGAAGGTTTGTGGAGCAGATATAAAGAAGGAAGCGGCGCTATTGAAGCTTTAAAGGAAGCTATGACTGTGGAGAAGGCGGAGGACGGCACCTACACAGTAAACGGCAAAGAAGAAAAATGCAGGGGATATCATGTTGTGATTCCTCAGCAGGCGGTTATTAATTTTGTGGAAACCACCTCTAAATTCTTTATGGAAGACGAGGGGCTGAAAAAGGACATTACAGAATATTTTGATCAGATATTTGCAATGGCCTACGCAAGCAGCAGCATATATCCTTACAGCAGCGGCGAAGAGATGCAGGCTGAAATGTGGAAAATGGCTGAAGAAGGAATTAACAATATGCTGGGCTCCATGGAAGAATCAGTAGAAGATATTGATATGATGGTTTATGTAAATAAAAAAGGCCAGCTGGCTGCAATGCAGGCTAAAACTAATGTAAGCGCCGACGGAGAAACTGTTGCTTTATCTATGGATGTAGAACTGCAAGGAGGAAATTATCTGACACAGAACAGTACAGTTTCACTGACAGTGGAAAATGATTCAACTAGCGGCGGTATTGTAGTGGCTGCAACCGGCGCCTATGACAAAAAAAGCCTGACAAAAAATATTAGTCTTGTAATCAGTGCAGACAGAGAGCAGATTACTTTAGGATTCGACGGAAATTATGATATTGAAAATAAAGCATACGGCCTTGAGTTTTCTCTGAATACTGATGAGGACCAGGGAGCCATTACTGTAGACGGAGTATTTAACCAGCTGGAAAAGGGCAAGGCTATGGACATTGCCATGGATTCTGTGAAAGCAACATGGAACGGAACAGATATGGTTACTTTGTCAGGAGAATATTCATTTAAACCTATGGACGGGGAAGTACAGGTTCTAGAGGGAGAACAGATGGATATTTTAGCCGCCACAGAGGACGAATGGATGCAGGTAGTAAATGATATGGGCACAAAGATTCTGGGCCTTTATTTCCAGGCTATGAGCGCTATGTCAGGTATGTAA
- a CDS encoding ABC transporter permease: protein MKETFTYFKLECKRAWKHLPLFLTGAIMLAALLSIIALLAGKALYGEGAVGRIQVGVILPPEDYLSEQAVRALGSMESVESICDFQYVTEEEGEKGLKDGSLAALLIVPENFFTGIIDGTNQPIDTVLPEPLSLESLALKEITSAGARTLSTAQAAIYAADELCILENQRDFIPQAEAELNKIYMNYSLNRDVYFMENKVSAAGDIGAVEYFAMSGAVLLLIFCGIPASPLMGKRSKVFCQKLKFLGIGNKAYITGEILSVWILLLAVCITAAAVCLYKGIIQWEAAVVQWSVFLLVSLAAAAIITAVYEGAGSQIPAMMILFWGGILMAFLCGGILPSSFLPEGVKAVGNFLPFKPMMDGVQYAVTGTGEGLQIGFALIGIIVLAFFAAVLGRKRYG, encoded by the coding sequence ATGAAAGAAACGTTCACTTATTTCAAATTAGAATGTAAGAGAGCGTGGAAGCATTTGCCGTTGTTTTTAACTGGAGCAATTATGCTGGCAGCATTGCTTAGCATAATTGCTCTTTTGGCAGGAAAAGCTCTTTATGGAGAAGGAGCTGTAGGGAGAATTCAGGTAGGAGTGATTCTGCCGCCTGAAGATTATCTGTCAGAACAGGCAGTAAGGGCACTTGGTTCCATGGAAAGTGTGGAAAGTATATGTGATTTTCAGTATGTCACTGAGGAGGAGGGGGAAAAAGGGCTGAAAGACGGAAGTCTGGCGGCTTTATTAATAGTGCCTGAGAATTTTTTTACAGGAATTATAGACGGCACTAACCAGCCTATAGACACAGTGCTTCCAGAACCGTTAAGCCTGGAATCCCTGGCGCTAAAAGAGATTACTTCGGCAGGAGCCAGAACCCTTAGTACTGCTCAGGCGGCTATTTACGCTGCAGATGAGCTGTGCATTCTGGAAAATCAAAGGGACTTTATCCCTCAGGCAGAAGCAGAGCTGAACAAAATCTATATGAATTACTCCTTAAACAGAGACGTTTATTTTATGGAAAATAAGGTCTCCGCTGCAGGGGATATTGGGGCTGTAGAGTATTTCGCCATGTCAGGCGCTGTTCTGCTTCTTATATTCTGCGGTATTCCCGCCTCACCGCTTATGGGAAAAAGAAGCAAAGTATTTTGTCAAAAGCTTAAATTTTTAGGAATTGGGAATAAGGCCTATATAACTGGTGAAATTTTGTCAGTTTGGATATTGCTCCTTGCGGTCTGTATTACAGCGGCTGCTGTTTGCCTTTATAAAGGAATCATCCAGTGGGAGGCGGCGGTTGTACAGTGGAGCGTTTTTCTGTTAGTGTCGTTAGCAGCTGCGGCTATTATTACAGCTGTGTATGAAGGGGCAGGCAGTCAAATACCTGCTATGATGATTTTGTTCTGGGGAGGAATTTTAATGGCCTTTCTGTGCGGAGGGATTCTCCCGTCTTCCTTTCTGCCGGAGGGAGTAAAAGCAGTGGGAAATTTCCTGCCTTTTAAACCTATGATGGATGGCGTTCAGTATGCGGTTACCGGAACAGGAGAGGGCCTTCAAATAGGGTTTGCTCTAATTGGAATCATTGTTCTGGCCTTTTTTGCGGCAGTTTTAGGGAGGAAACGATATGGGTAA